In Curtobacterium sp. L6-1, a genomic segment contains:
- a CDS encoding biopolymer transporter Tol — protein sequence MTAGVEDDHFFVVDGRRWRRTDPAIPEDLAARLRSHLGRGRNAVKQAKRAGDEDALAAARHRNGLAKNGLGERGREWWTRPESERLAQAEQALADLDRLDGAGSPRS from the coding sequence ATGACCGCCGGCGTGGAGGACGACCACTTCTTCGTCGTGGACGGGCGGCGCTGGCGACGCACCGACCCGGCGATACCCGAGGACCTCGCCGCGCGGCTCCGGTCCCACCTCGGTCGTGGTCGGAACGCGGTCAAGCAGGCGAAGCGGGCTGGGGACGAGGACGCCCTCGCTGCCGCCCGGCACCGGAACGGCCTCGCGAAGAACGGGCTCGGGGAACGCGGCCGGGAGTGGTGGACGCGTCCGGAGTCCGAGCGGCTCGCTCAGGCCGAGCAGGCCCTCGCGGACCTCGACCGCCTGGACGGAGCGGGCTCGCCCCGGTCCTGA
- a CDS encoding spore photoproduct lyase family protein, with protein MTDSRVRPLLDVKRIYAEDAALELPRGQEIVGRWPDAEIVPVASHWQIPEVHGDERNVSRWVRIKTEALVLGVKKSIVTRPNGRSADFIAPSTANGCAMACAYCYVPRRKGYSNPVTVFANIEQITKHLARNIHKQGPKTEPNQCDPEAWVYDIGENSDCSVDAMLSDNVRDLCDLFRMTPTAKASFATKYVNRDLLDWDPMGRTRIRFSLMPHEPAKVTDIRTSPIAERLTAVNDFVEAGYEVHLNFSPVILTPTWEADWAALLREVDDVLSPAAKAQLAAEVIFLTHNEQLHEVNLGWHPKAEDLLWRPDLQEQKLSQNGAVNIRYRAAMKARHLDRFRALVAENLPSCRIRYAF; from the coding sequence ATGACCGACTCCCGCGTGCGCCCCCTGCTCGACGTCAAGCGGATCTACGCCGAGGACGCCGCCCTCGAACTGCCTCGCGGGCAGGAGATCGTCGGGCGGTGGCCGGACGCCGAGATCGTGCCCGTCGCGTCGCACTGGCAGATCCCCGAGGTGCACGGCGACGAACGGAACGTCTCCCGCTGGGTGCGGATCAAGACCGAGGCGCTCGTCCTCGGCGTGAAGAAGTCGATCGTCACCCGTCCGAACGGTCGGTCGGCCGACTTCATCGCACCGTCCACCGCGAACGGCTGCGCCATGGCCTGCGCGTACTGCTACGTGCCCCGCCGCAAGGGCTACAGCAACCCGGTCACCGTCTTCGCGAACATCGAGCAGATCACCAAGCACCTCGCGCGCAACATCCACAAGCAGGGCCCGAAGACCGAACCGAACCAGTGCGACCCCGAGGCCTGGGTCTACGACATCGGCGAGAACAGTGACTGCTCGGTGGACGCGATGCTCAGCGACAACGTCCGCGACCTGTGCGACCTGTTCCGGATGACGCCGACCGCGAAGGCGTCGTTCGCCACGAAGTACGTCAACCGGGACCTCCTCGACTGGGACCCGATGGGCCGGACACGCATCCGGTTCTCGCTGATGCCGCACGAGCCGGCGAAGGTGACGGACATCCGGACGTCGCCGATCGCCGAACGACTGACGGCCGTGAACGACTTCGTCGAGGCCGGGTACGAGGTCCACCTGAACTTCTCGCCCGTCATCCTGACGCCGACGTGGGAAGCCGACTGGGCCGCACTGCTGCGGGAGGTTGACGACGTGCTCTCCCCGGCAGCGAAGGCACAGCTCGCGGCCGAGGTGATCTTCCTCACCCACAACGAACAGCTGCACGAGGTGAACCTCGGGTGGCACCCGAAGGCCGAGGACCTGCTCTGGCGCCCGGACCTGCAGGAGCAGAAGCTGTCGCAGAACGGCGCCGTCAACATCCGGTACCGCGCAGCGATGAAGGCGCGGCACCTCGACCGCTTCCGGGCGCTCGTCGCCGAGAACCTGCCGTCCTGCCGCATCCGCTACGCGTTCTGA
- a CDS encoding CsbD family protein, with product MSLADKAKDATQKLAGKAEEAVGKHTDDAELTAQGHKDQGMGEARMQTEKAKDAVDGK from the coding sequence ATGTCGCTCGCAGACAAGGCCAAGGACGCCACCCAGAAGCTCGCCGGCAAGGCCGAGGAGGCCGTGGGCAAGCACACCGACGACGCCGAGCTCACCGCGCAGGGCCACAAGGACCAGGGCATGGGCGAGGCGCGCATGCAGACCGAGAAGGCGAAGGACGCCGTCGACGGCAAGTGA
- a CDS encoding DUF3253 domain-containing protein — MGRAIRTEDDARRSAQAHAERTCASCGRRMPDMAGPDAKWCSDACRRHKLDDTDRTLERTIDDLLDARALTSSICPSDAARAIGGEDWRDLMEPARRAARRMVARGEVEITQGGNVVDPSTAKGPIRIRRPR; from the coding sequence ATGGGACGAGCCATCCGCACCGAGGACGACGCACGCCGCTCAGCGCAGGCGCACGCGGAACGCACGTGCGCCTCGTGCGGACGCCGGATGCCCGACATGGCCGGGCCGGACGCGAAGTGGTGCTCGGACGCCTGCCGCCGGCACAAGCTCGACGACACCGATCGCACCCTCGAGCGCACGATCGACGACCTGCTCGACGCCCGGGCCCTCACGTCGAGCATCTGCCCCTCGGACGCCGCCCGCGCGATCGGCGGCGAGGACTGGCGCGACCTCATGGAACCCGCCCGACGAGCGGCCCGCCGGATGGTCGCGCGGGGCGAGGTCGAGATCACGCAGGGCGGGAACGTCGTGGACCCGTCGACCGCCAAGGGCCCGATCCGCATCCGCCGCCCGCGCTGA